The following are encoded in a window of Paraburkholderia sp. HP33-1 genomic DNA:
- a CDS encoding inorganic phosphate transporter, whose amino-acid sequence MQSIQLAIWVVAGLVAIALVFDFMNGFHDAANSIATVVSTGVLKPQQAVAFAAAFNVIAYFVFHLKVASTVGKGTIDPDIVDHYVIFGALVGAIVWNVITWVYGIPSSSSHALIGGLVGAALAKSGWGALNWDGLMKTIAFIFISPLLGFVLGSFFMLLVSWMYFRTPPSKVDRRFRRLQLISAGLYSLGHGGNDAQKTIGIIWMLLIATGFATLKADAPPLWVIGGCYLSMGLGTLFGGWRIVRTMGQKITKLKPVGGFCAEAGGAITLFTASALGIPVSTTHTITGAIVGVGATQKLSAVRWGVAGNIVWAWILTIPASAILSGGAWWLGHHFL is encoded by the coding sequence ATGCAATCGATACAACTCGCTATCTGGGTCGTCGCCGGCCTGGTCGCCATTGCGCTGGTGTTCGACTTCATGAACGGCTTTCACGACGCGGCGAATTCGATCGCCACGGTCGTGTCGACCGGGGTGCTGAAGCCGCAGCAGGCGGTGGCGTTCGCGGCGGCGTTCAACGTCATCGCGTATTTCGTGTTTCACCTGAAGGTGGCCTCGACCGTTGGCAAGGGCACGATCGACCCGGACATCGTCGACCACTACGTGATCTTCGGCGCGCTGGTCGGCGCGATCGTTTGGAACGTCATCACCTGGGTGTACGGCATTCCGTCCAGCTCGTCGCACGCGCTGATTGGCGGGCTCGTGGGCGCGGCGCTCGCGAAGTCGGGCTGGGGGGCGCTGAACTGGGACGGCCTGATGAAGACGATTGCGTTCATCTTCATTTCGCCGCTGCTCGGTTTCGTGCTCGGCTCGTTTTTCATGCTGCTGGTGTCGTGGATGTACTTCCGCACGCCGCCTAGCAAGGTCGACCGGCGGTTTCGCCGCCTGCAGCTGATCTCCGCTGGCCTGTATAGCCTCGGTCATGGCGGCAACGACGCGCAGAAGACGATCGGCATCATCTGGATGCTGCTGATCGCAACAGGCTTCGCGACGCTGAAAGCGGACGCGCCGCCGCTGTGGGTGATCGGCGGCTGCTATCTGTCGATGGGTCTCGGCACGCTGTTCGGCGGCTGGCGTATCGTCCGCACGATGGGGCAGAAAATCACGAAGCTCAAGCCGGTCGGCGGCTTCTGCGCGGAGGCGGGCGGAGCGATCACGCTATTTACCGCATCGGCGCTCGGCATTCCCGTCTCCACCACGCATACGATTACCGGCGCGATCGTTGGGGTCGGCGCGACGCAGAAGCTCAGCGCAGTGCGTTGGGGCGTCGCCGGCAACATCGTTTGGGCGTGGATTCTGACGATTCCGGCTTCCGCGATCCTGTCCGGCGGGGCCTG